One stretch of Astatotilapia calliptera chromosome 3, fAstCal1.2, whole genome shotgun sequence DNA includes these proteins:
- the rell1 gene encoding RELT-like protein 1 yields the protein MSNTTASDAGDSAGTSGGTNPYYIAFVLVPILFLLGLLGVVICHVLKRKGYRCTTDHDDEEECKEEVKDPELGGELNDTFSDYNDTVGQIVHYIMKNEANSDALNAMIHENSIDSDGPPLTPTSPGTPTPPMTPVSPGAPPGAAKHTCNHLHTIGGLGGNKNICTRCNQKKWPLMRKPSARKAELRHSNCVEVTVLAVGRFRVTKCEKPARERRTLLILDSNGSVPASPTAVEPNSRPTSKSPQEQTDSVDQGKR from the exons CTGGTGACAGTGCTGGAACGAGCGGCGGGACCAATCCGTACTACATCGCCTTTGTGCTGGTGCCTATTCTCTTCCTTCTGGGCCTGCTCGGTGTGGTGATCTGTCATGTGCTGAAAAGGAAGGGCTACCGGTGCACCACAGACCATGATGACGAGGAGGAGTGTAAGGAAGAGGTCAAAGATCCCGAGCTGGGCGGAG agcTCAATGACACCTTCAGTGACTACAATGACACGGTTGGACAGATTGTCCACTACATCATGAAAAATGAAG CAAACTCTGATGCCCTAAATGCCATGATTCATGAAAACAGCATTGATTCGGATGG TCCTCCGCTCACCCCCACCTCCCCCGGCACTCCCACTCCTCCAATGACACCTGTATCGCCGGGGGCGCCCCCGGGAGCAGCCAAGCACACCTGTAACCACCTGCACACCATCGGGGGCCTGGGAGGCAACAAGAACATCTGTACCCGCTGCAACCAGAAGAAATGGCCGCTAATGAGGAAGCCGTCAGCCCGCAAAGCAGAGCTGCGGCACAGTAACTGTGTGGAGGTCACAGTCCTGGCTGTAGGCAg GTTCCGCGTGACAAAGTGTGAAAAACCAGCCAGGGAGCGGCGAACTCTGCTGATATTAGACTCTAATGGGAGCGTCCCCGCATCGCCCACAGCGGTGGAGCCGAACAGTCGACCAACATCCAAGTCCCctcag GAGCAGACAGACAGCGTGGACCAGGGGAAACGATAG
- the LOC113018778 gene encoding uncharacterized protein LOC113018778 — protein sequence MGCQCCRMIKSYVYDPSAPVDMRKSDSTGSSLYQPHRRPGGAPNRDLYGEAKQKHGFHNMAYSKSNESTLKLEVDNNHVNQRLHRQGSIPPTEGGLYIIQPQGVGQQWMTQEKGLSQVPVYPSVENYEIQRSQATSNGWTSSEHRLSSPELSADEIDEGVGGTPEYPCDTGDEGSVLSVDIQTSNTSLSSGGTRDELTLTKTPDVSTMESGISVSKSEDEEQEVQSITDSMVAEALAALEAATAGEDYE from the coding sequence CTACGTCTACGACCCCTCAGCTCCAGTGGACATGAGGAAGAGCGACTCCACAGGCAGCTCGCTCTACCAGCCCCATCGCCGCCCGGGCGGGGCCCCAAACAGAGACCTATATGGTGAGGCCAAGCAGAAGCATGGCTTTCATAACATGGCTTACAGCAAGTCCAATGAGAGCACACTAAAACTAGAAGTTGACAACAACCATGTCAACCAAAGACTGCACCGTCAGGGGAGTATACCACCGACAGAGGGAGGGCTCTACATCATCCAGCCACAAGGGGTGGGGCAGCAATGGATGACGCAGGAAAAAGGTCTGAGCCAGGTGCCCGTGTACCCCAGCGTAGAGAATTACGAGATCCAGAGGAGCCAAGCGACGAGTAACGGATGGACCAGCTCCGAGCACCGGCTCAGCAGCCCAGAGCTTTCAGCAGACGAGATAGACGAGGGTGTGGGAGGGACCCCGGAGTACCCGTGTGACACGGGGGATGAGGGCAGCGTCTTGTCAGTGGACATCCAAACCAGCAACACCAGCTTGTCCTCAGGGGGCACGAGGGACGAGCTCACGCTGACAAAGACTCCCGACGTCTCCACGATGGAGAGCGGGATCTCGGTGTCGAAGAGCGAGGACGAGGAGCAGGAGGTGCAGAGCATCACGGACTCGATGGTGGCAGAGGCTCTCGCTGCTCTGGAGGCCGCCACGGCAGGAGAGGACTATGAGTGA